A region of Fimbriimonadaceae bacterium DNA encodes the following proteins:
- the yfcA gene encoding putative membrane transporter protein YfcA: MTTALEPAALVAIFFAGFVASGINSVAGGGSLISFPLLVGCGIPELPANATNAVALWPGSLTGAFGFIKRIGRTQRYLRDLLLPTAVGSAIGAMLLVSTPAAAFRIAVPALILLATLLLAFQARIRDWSARHRRQISIPMGAALQFLVSVYGGYFGAGMGILMLAVFGLFMEGDIHELNAIKNWLGLQINLVASVMFVVQGLVVPAAAIAMIIGSLIGGYAAAIWSQRVDAEKLRSGIVVLGFLMTSYFIWRLLA, encoded by the coding sequence GTGACCACCGCCCTCGAACCGGCCGCCCTTGTCGCCATCTTCTTTGCCGGATTCGTGGCAAGCGGCATCAACTCCGTGGCCGGCGGTGGGTCGCTCATCTCGTTTCCGTTGCTGGTGGGTTGCGGAATCCCCGAGTTGCCCGCCAACGCCACGAACGCCGTTGCCCTCTGGCCCGGTTCGTTGACCGGGGCCTTCGGGTTTATCAAGAGAATCGGCCGAACCCAGCGGTACCTGCGCGACCTGCTCCTTCCCACCGCGGTCGGATCAGCGATCGGCGCTATGCTGCTCGTTTCGACCCCGGCGGCGGCATTCCGCATCGCGGTTCCGGCTCTGATTCTGCTCGCCACGCTGCTGCTGGCATTCCAAGCCCGGATCCGCGACTGGTCGGCCCGCCACCGTCGGCAGATTTCGATACCCATGGGCGCCGCGCTGCAATTCCTGGTCAGCGTCTATGGTGGTTACTTCGGGGCCGGCATGGGGATCCTCATGCTCGCCGTCTTTGGTCTGTTTATGGAGGGAGACATCCACGAACTGAATGCGATCAAGAACTGGCTCGGTCTCCAAATCAACCTCGTGGCGAGCGTAATGTTCGTGGTCCAGGGGTTGGTTGTTCCGGCGGCTGCCATCGCGATGATCATCGGCTCGTTGATCGGCGGCTATGCCGCAGCAATTTGGTCGCAAAGGGTTGACGCCGAAAAGCTTCGATCGGGAATCGTCGTGCTCGGTTTCCTGATGACCAGCTACTTCATCTGGAGGTTGCTCGCGTGA
- the ribH gene encoding 6,7-dimethyl-8-ribityllumazine synthase — protein sequence MDLSGLSVGIVVSRWNELVTEALLKGAIETFQAHGNPAVTIAKVPGAWEIPVVAKAMIEAGHNGVVAVGCILQGATPHAKQLAADVGSALMTLQMDSGVPVTWGILTPETQEQALERAGLKMGNKGREASLALIETISLLREVRS from the coding sequence ATGGACCTCAGCGGCCTCTCGGTTGGGATCGTCGTCAGCCGGTGGAACGAGCTGGTTACGGAAGCGCTCCTCAAAGGCGCGATTGAGACGTTTCAAGCCCACGGCAACCCCGCGGTAACCATAGCCAAGGTCCCCGGTGCGTGGGAGATACCGGTCGTTGCCAAAGCGATGATCGAGGCCGGCCATAACGGCGTCGTTGCCGTCGGGTGCATTCTGCAGGGGGCCACCCCTCACGCGAAGCAGCTCGCCGCCGACGTCGGTTCGGCTCTGATGACCCTTCAAATGGATTCCGGAGTGCCGGTCACCTGGGGCATCCTCACCCCCGAGACGCAGGAGCAAGCCTTGGAGAGGGCGGGTCTGAAAATGGGCAACAAAGGACGCGAGGCTTCGCTTGCGCTGATCGAGACGATCAGCTTGCTGCGCGAAGTCCGCTCGTGA